A DNA window from Chryseobacterium sp. MEBOG06 contains the following coding sequences:
- the ppk1 gene encoding polyphosphate kinase 1, with the protein MSLHFNPRDITWLAFNERVLQEAMDEKVPLHLRIRFLGIFSNNLDEFFRVRVAGLKRAMDFKEKVIAESFYQPPSKILQRINEIVMRQQLNFDKTWKKIQTEMADHKVFIKNSKNLTAQQKEFVRTYFDEVVESNVIPILLHENTPMPYLRDKSLYLGVAMRKKDWQYSSNYAIIEIPSRFVGRFVLLPTEDPEEKNVMLLEDVITFNLPHIFSYFGYDEFAANAFKVTKDAELDLDNDIRTNFAEKIEKGLKNRRKGKPTRFVFDKDMDKALLELLIRKLNLTKKDSIIPGGKIHNFKHFMDFPDVFETYERPEERTSFTHQAFEHGERVTDVILKEDILLSFPYHKYNPVIDLLREAAMDPDVKSIQITAYRLASSSKISNALIYAARNGKEVTVMLELQARFDEESNLKWKEMLEPEGITVLVGIPNKKVHAKLCVIKKRAHNKTIQYGFVSTGNFNEKTARIYGDHLLLTADRGIMADINKVFNVLKKPKDDFIPVLKTCKNLLVCPQFMREKIVHHIDKEIEEAKAGRRAEIIVKANSLSDRLLIEKLYDAAKAGVVIRLIVRGIYCPVNQKEFKEKIKAISIVDEYLEHARVMYFYNKGVEDMYISSADWMTRNLDYRIEAAAKITDKNLKKELKDILDIQLRDNVKARILDKRLSNEYIRNDKKECRSQIETYKYLKAKTSKK; encoded by the coding sequence ATGTCATTACACTTTAATCCACGAGATATCACATGGCTTGCCTTTAATGAAAGAGTTTTGCAGGAGGCCATGGACGAAAAAGTTCCTTTGCATTTAAGAATACGTTTCCTGGGAATTTTCTCCAACAATCTGGATGAATTTTTCAGAGTACGTGTTGCCGGGTTAAAGCGTGCTATGGATTTTAAGGAAAAAGTGATTGCTGAGTCTTTTTATCAGCCTCCTTCCAAAATTCTTCAGCGAATCAATGAAATAGTCATGAGACAGCAGCTGAATTTTGATAAAACCTGGAAAAAAATCCAGACCGAAATGGCTGATCATAAAGTTTTTATTAAAAACTCTAAAAACCTGACTGCACAACAGAAAGAATTTGTCAGAACTTATTTTGATGAAGTGGTAGAGTCCAATGTGATCCCCATCCTGCTTCATGAAAATACTCCAATGCCTTATCTGAGAGACAAAAGTCTTTATCTGGGGGTTGCTATGAGAAAAAAAGACTGGCAGTATTCCAGCAATTATGCCATTATTGAAATACCTTCCCGTTTTGTGGGAAGATTTGTACTGCTTCCTACAGAAGATCCGGAAGAAAAAAATGTCATGCTTCTTGAAGATGTAATCACCTTTAATCTTCCGCATATTTTCTCTTATTTCGGATATGATGAATTTGCGGCCAATGCTTTTAAAGTAACAAAAGATGCAGAACTGGATCTTGATAATGATATCAGAACCAACTTTGCAGAAAAAATAGAAAAGGGCCTCAAAAACAGAAGAAAAGGAAAGCCTACTCGTTTTGTTTTTGATAAAGATATGGATAAGGCCTTATTAGAGCTTCTTATCCGAAAATTAAATTTAACAAAAAAAGACAGCATTATTCCCGGAGGTAAAATACATAATTTCAAGCATTTCATGGATTTTCCTGATGTTTTTGAAACATATGAAAGGCCCGAAGAAAGAACTTCATTTACCCATCAGGCATTTGAACATGGGGAAAGAGTCACAGATGTTATTCTCAAAGAAGATATATTACTAAGCTTTCCTTACCATAAATATAACCCGGTCATTGATTTGCTGCGTGAGGCGGCAATGGATCCGGATGTAAAATCAATACAAATCACAGCCTACCGTCTGGCAAGCAGTTCAAAAATAAGCAATGCACTGATCTATGCGGCGAGAAACGGCAAGGAAGTTACCGTAATGCTGGAACTTCAGGCAAGGTTTGATGAAGAATCCAATCTGAAATGGAAAGAAATGCTGGAGCCGGAAGGAATCACCGTTCTTGTAGGGATTCCCAACAAAAAGGTTCATGCCAAGCTTTGTGTGATCAAAAAAAGAGCCCACAACAAAACGATTCAGTATGGGTTTGTAAGCACCGGAAATTTCAATGAAAAAACAGCAAGAATCTATGGTGATCACTTATTGCTGACCGCTGACCGGGGCATTATGGCAGACATTAATAAAGTCTTTAATGTCCTCAAAAAACCAAAAGACGACTTTATTCCCGTTTTGAAAACTTGCAAAAATTTATTAGTTTGCCCACAGTTCATGCGTGAAAAGATTGTTCATCATATTGATAAAGAAATCGAAGAAGCAAAAGCAGGAAGAAGAGCGGAGATTATTGTAAAAGCAAATTCTTTGAGTGACAGATTACTGATTGAGAAATTATACGATGCAGCCAAAGCAGGAGTAGTAATCAGATTAATAGTACGAGGAATTTACTGTCCTGTCAACCAAAAAGAATTTAAAGAAAAGATAAAAGCCATAAGTATTGTAGATGAATATCTGGAACATGCCAGAGTCATGTATTTCTACAATAAAGGAGTAGAAGATATGTACATTTCTTCTGCAGACTGGATGACCAGAAACCTGGATTACCGGATCGAAGCCGCAGCTAAAATCACTGATAAGAACCTTAAGAAAGAATTAAAAGATATTCTGGACATTCAGCTTAGGGATAATGTGAAAGCAAGAATTTTAGATAAAAGACTGAGCAATGAATATATAAGAAATGATAAAAAAGAATGCCGCTCACAAATAGAAACCTATAAATATTTAAAAGCTAAAACAAGCAAAAAATGA
- a CDS encoding exopolyphosphatase, translating to MKIAAIDIGSNAARLLINEVKINNEKPEFIKLNLLRIPLRLGMDVFTMGKIGPEREVMVIDSMKIFSDLMKIYKVDHYRACATSAMRDAANGDEIISKVLEASGINIEIISGDEEATLIYENHVAEGLDKDYAYLYIDVGGGSTELTFYENGKMIYERSFNIGTIRLLNDLVTADNWKEMKDEIKKNIVSNKPIVAIGSGGNINKVFSMSKTKDGKPMSLAHLKKVYKEFSELSVEERMTKHSLREDRADVVAHALNIFNNVMTWSEINKIFVPKISVADGLIQNIYSQLQQKK from the coding sequence ATGAAGATCGCAGCGATAGACATAGGGAGTAATGCAGCCCGACTTCTTATCAATGAAGTAAAAATAAATAATGAAAAACCTGAATTCATTAAACTCAATCTGTTGAGAATCCCTCTAAGATTAGGGATGGATGTTTTCACCATGGGAAAAATAGGTCCCGAAAGAGAAGTAATGGTCATCGATTCCATGAAAATCTTTAGTGACCTTATGAAGATCTACAAAGTAGACCATTACAGAGCCTGTGCAACCAGCGCCATGCGTGATGCTGCCAACGGAGATGAAATTATCAGCAAAGTTCTGGAAGCATCCGGAATTAATATAGAGATTATTTCAGGAGATGAAGAGGCCACTTTGATTTATGAAAACCACGTAGCAGAAGGACTTGATAAAGATTATGCCTATCTATACATTGATGTAGGCGGAGGTTCTACTGAACTTACCTTCTATGAAAATGGTAAAATGATATATGAAAGATCTTTCAACATCGGAACAATCCGGCTTCTCAACGATCTGGTTACTGCAGATAACTGGAAAGAAATGAAAGACGAAATAAAGAAAAATATTGTCAGTAATAAACCGATTGTCGCCATAGGATCTGGAGGAAATATCAATAAAGTATTTTCTATGAGCAAAACCAAAGATGGCAAACCCATGTCTTTAGCTCACCTTAAGAAAGTCTATAAAGAATTCAGTGAGCTTTCAGTAGAGGAAAGAATGACAAAACACAGCCTTAGAGAAGACAGAGCTGATGTGGTGGCTCATGCTCTTAACATTTTCAATAATGTTATGACATGGTCGGAAATCAATAAAATATTTGTTCCTAAAATTTCTGTAGCAGATGGTTTAATTCAGAATATCTACAGCCAGTTGCAACAAAAAAAATAG
- a CDS encoding NAD-dependent epimerase/dehydratase family protein: MNSIKIILTGATGMVGEGVLMECLENPNVSEILSVSRKPSGKKHPKLKEYLVSDFLSIDLNDENLKGYDACFFCAGISSVGMNEEDYTKITYDTTLHFAQAVLHQNPGMVFNYVSGAQTDSTESGKIMWARVKGKIENTLKKMGFKDAYNFRPGFMKPVEGQLNVKWFFKPLIWIFPVFLPTKSLTLHEVGRAMINVTQKGYPTSTLEIRDIKNLAI; this comes from the coding sequence ATGAACTCAATCAAAATAATACTTACAGGAGCCACAGGAATGGTAGGCGAAGGCGTTTTAATGGAATGTCTGGAAAACCCTAATGTTTCTGAAATCCTGAGTGTCAGCAGAAAACCTTCCGGAAAAAAGCATCCTAAACTTAAAGAATACCTGGTATCTGACTTTTTATCAATTGACCTGAATGATGAAAACCTCAAAGGCTATGATGCCTGTTTTTTCTGTGCCGGAATCAGCAGTGTCGGAATGAACGAAGAAGATTATACTAAAATTACGTACGACACTACCCTCCATTTTGCACAAGCAGTTTTACATCAAAACCCGGGAATGGTATTCAATTATGTATCAGGAGCTCAAACAGACAGTACAGAGAGTGGAAAGATCATGTGGGCAAGGGTAAAAGGAAAAATAGAAAATACATTAAAAAAAATGGGTTTTAAAGACGCCTACAACTTCAGACCCGGATTTATGAAACCTGTTGAAGGACAGTTGAATGTAAAATGGTTTTTTAAACCTTTAATTTGGATTTTTCCTGTTTTTTTACCAACAAAATCATTAACTTTACACGAAGTGGGGAGAGCAATGATCAATGTCACACAGAAAGGGTACCCTACATCAACATTAGAAATTAGAGATATTAAAAATTTAGCTATATGA